Part of the Tachyglossus aculeatus isolate mTacAcu1 unplaced genomic scaffold, mTacAcu1.pri scaffold_123_arrow_ctg1, whole genome shotgun sequence genome, CTCCCTTTGGGTCAGCTCAATCGGAGGGGATCGGAGGCCATACGTTACCCTGACCATTTACTGGGGTCCCCGGAATAGTCAGTCCACCCTCGCCTTGGTAGACACCGGTGCAGAAGTCACCTCTGTCATGGGGACCCCAGTAAATTCACGGGCCCCAGTATGTTGATAGAAGGGTTTGGCGGGGGTACAGCACCTCCACCATGAGAACCACCCTCTGATTGGCTGTGGGCCAGATGGCCCCACCACCTATCAGGTTGTCATCACGGCAGTACTCGAGTGTATGTTGGGGTGGTGACTTTTGAAGACTTGGGACCCCCTCCCTCGATCCCCTCAGTACCAATTTGTGAGACCTggcctgtggagaagggggagggggtgctgcCAACTGGCACATGactcaagggcataggtgatgtagaagaaagagtgaataggttggggaggagaaggtagtcagggaaggcttcgtaCTATAAATACGAttttcaaaaggctttgaagatgggacagtggtggtctgttggattggaaggtgggggctggggcaggggaattccagaaaggagggaggatgtgatcaaggggttggtggtgagaaagatgagatcaagaaaCAGCGAGTAGGTggatgctagaggagtggagtgtgctgacTGAGTTATAGTAGATTAGTGCAATTAGGTAGGCTGGGGTGAGctgtttgaatgctttaaagccaatggtaaggaatttctcttggatgtggaggtggagaggcaacCATTTGAtagttctgaggagtggggaaatgtgcacagaacagtttttaagaaaaatcaagtatgggcttaagtggggagagactggaaggcagagaaatCAGCACGGGGGCTGATTCAATAGTTGAGGTAGGAAATGATGAATGATATGATTCATATGGTAGGAGTTTAGTTGGGGCAGATTCtattaatgttgtgaaggtagaaccaacaggatttggtggcatactgaatatgggggttaaatgagagagatgagttgaggatagtgctaagtttgtaggcttgtgagatcgggaggatggtggtgttgtttacagtgcTCAGAAAGTCAAGAAtaggagagggtttggggaggaagacaaggagttctgttttggacatgttaagtttaaggtgaagAGAGGCCAACAAAGTagggatgccttgaaggcaggaggaaatgtgagattacagagaaggagagaggtcagggctggagagatagatttgggaatcaaccatgtagagatggtaactgaagctgtgggaatgaatgagttctccagggcagTGGGTGTAAGATGGAGataagaaggggactcagaactgagtcttgagtgaCTGGCACAGTTAAGGCGTGGgagcagagcagtacctggcaaAACACACCGAGAAGAAGCAGCcaaagaaatgggagaagaagCATAGAAGGACAATGTCAAGGAAGTCAAATTtaaggtccacagtgtcagaggcagctgagaggtctaggagaattaagattggagaagcagcatggctcagtggaaagagcatggacttgggagtcagaggtcatgggttctaatcccggctccaccacttatcagctgtgtgactgtaggcaagtcacttaacttctctgtgcctcagttacctcatctggaaaatggggattaagactgtgtgccccgtgtgggacaacccgattaccttgtatctcctccagtgcttagaacagtgcttggcacctagtaagtgcttaataaataccaaaattattattattattattattattattattattattattattattattatcattaagatggggtggaggctgttggatttgatgacaatgaggtcattggtgacctttgagaaaagAGTTgtggtggagtgaaggagatggaagccagatttcaggAGAGAATTAGAAGAGTGTAATTGAAGATAGCAAATGTAGGCAGGTCACTCAGTGAGTTTTGAGAGGAATTGTAGAAGagagatggagcaataactggagggagccatgtgatgaagggaagttttttttttaagatacaggatacatgagaatgtttgaaagcagcagggaagaagtCATTAGAGAGTtagtagttgaagatggcagtcaaaggGAAGAAAGTAGGCTACAAGTGTTTGGACAAAGTACCTTCGTTATCGATGGCactggaggtgcaggtggagggggtggattttgagaggaggtaggagatctcttgaaatactgttggaaaggatgggagaatcaaaaagggagcaggaagagaaagggactggAGGGGTgcatgggagattttagggagatcactcttgatggtttcaattttttcaacaaagtacattaataataatactaataatggtatttgttaagcgcttactatgtgcaaagcactgttctaaggtcttggaggatacaaagtaatcagattgtcccacatggggctcacagccttaatccccattttacaggtgagggaactgaggcccagagaagttaagtggcttgcccaaggtcacacagatgacaagtggcggagccgggattggaacccatgacctctgactcgcaagcctgggctctttccactgagcgacgctgctgcCTGACattgccaggtcattaggggcaaaagatgagggggacagggggcagaggtttgaggaaggagttcaaAGTCTGTAACAGCCGGTGCTTGTGATGGGTGTGGTAAGCAGTACAGGTGGAGAGATATTGTTGCTGGGcccaggagagggcaaagttctATACAGCAGGTGAGGAAGGGTTTGAGATGGGCgaggtcagcctggtgtctggatttccagtAGTGGAGCTCCGCAGCTCAGGCACAGGAGTGAGGAAGCATTCCTGTGGAGGTTATCTGGGGCTGTGGGTTACTAGTAGGAGACTGATGAggaattgagttcagtggagagggcagagttgagggcaTGGATAGttgagtagctctcttcctccctagctagctctcttcctcccttcaaagccctagtgagagctcagctcctccaggaggtcttcccagactgagcctcctccttcctctccccctcctcccccttcccctcccccccgctttgcctccttcccctccccacagcacctgtatatatgtatatatgtttgtacgtatttattactctatttatttattttatttgtatatatttattctatttattttattttgttaatatgttttgttttgttgtctgtctcccccttctggactgtgaacccactgttgggtagggactgtctctatatgttgccaacttgtacttcccaagcgcttagtacagtgctctgcacacagtaagcgctcaataaatacgattgattgattggggcatgatgagttggaaTGATTGGTGTGTGAGGGGCGGGGGTGTTGAGAGATGTCAGGTCTCTGTAGGGGACTGTGTTATGGGGACCCGGTGTGTGTGAGGGAAGGCAGATGAAGAGGAGTTGTACCTGATCATTACTGATGCACTGGACACAAGTAAATATTGGCCAATGAATGATCTGATTTATTCGTTAGAGCTGAGGTGGCTGAGGGGTGGCAGGACCAAGGAGGTTGGGGGATTAATCCCCCACTGACAAAACCCTCTCCCACCCTGATCCCCACTGCTCACACCCAAACTGGCACCCCCAACCCAAGACACTCGGCTGAGAGCTTCTCCACTAGATGGGGGCAGTGACATAcaatggaaagagttcaggaATGGAAGAGCCTGTGGCTGTTTGGGGTCAGTAGCCATGCTCCAATGGAAAGATATGGGGGTCTGCGCTTCCCCCAGGCAAATGCCCTCTGCCATCCCCCACAAAAGTCCCCGCCCATCAGGAATGGGGATCATGGCTCCACCTCTCACCCGGAAGACCTGGCCGCTGCAGCCAACACCGGGACCCTGCGGTCACCAATCTCAATCTCGGGATGCCCCAAATTTGTGGCTTTTAGACTTCTGCGGACACgccggggaagggggttgggatgTGCTTGTAGCCCCAGTATTGGACGAGAGTGAATGCTAAAGTTCTCCCATCATGACTGGGAAGAGGCATGGGTACTCCTGTGTCCTGGCACGGGGGGACGTTCCCTACCTGTGCAGGTCGTCTTGGGGTCAGTCGGGCAATGAAGGCTCCctgcactgtctgcctcctttgtccCTTCGGTTGATGGACCTCGTGGTGGGGAACTTGTCCTGGAACAATCAATgcagctgaggaggaagaggaatgggggactATGTGGTTCCAGGCAGGAGCAATGCGTCCTCAACCACAGGGGCAGTGCTGGTGTTAGTGGAGCTTACggcaggactatttgcaggagtctctggtccctcaggccccacaggttatggctcccccagctccttGTTAGATACAAACAAACTCTCAGTGCCTGGTCTCCCTACAGGGCTTTGCTTAGGGAGATGTCCCAGAAGATATTCTATTtcaagtggtatctgttaagtgctgaccatgtgtcaggcactgtaccaagtgcggggtagatgcaagataaccgagttgaacacaatccccgtctcataagggactcacagtcctaatctccattgcctagatgaggtaaatgaggcgcagaaaagttaagaaaagttacttcatgctgctgcccggattgtctttgtccagaaacgctctgggcatgttactctcctcctcaaaaatctccagtggctaccaatctgcgcatcaggcagaaactcctcaccctgggcttcaaggctctccatcacctcgccccctcctacctcacctcccttctctccttctacagcccaccctgcaccctccgctcctctgccactaatctcctcaccgtacctcgttctcgcctgtcccgccgtcgacccccggcccacgtcatcccccgggcctggaatgccctccctctgcccatccgccaagctagctctcttcctcccttcaaggccctactgagagctcacctcctccaggaggccttcccatactgagccccttccttcctctccccctcgtccccctctccataccccccatcttacctctttcccttccccacagcacctgtatatatgtatatatgtttgtacatatttattactctatttatttatttatttatttattttacttgtacatatctattctattttattttgttagtatgtttggttttgttctctgtctcccccttttagactgtgagcccactgttgggtagggactgtctctatgtgttgccaacttgtacttcccaagtgtttagtacagtgctctgcacacagtaagcgctcaataaatatgattgattgattaactgacttgcccaaggtcacacagcggacaagtggcagaggcaggattagaaccttggtcttccaactcccaggcccatgctagttccaccaggccatgctgcttccgtaataataatggtataggttaagttatgtgccaagcattgtactaagggctggggtagatataagatgattaggtctcatgtagggctcacagtctcagtaggcaggagaacatgtactgaatcctcattttacagataagggaactgaggcacagaaaagttaagtgacttgtccaaagtcacacagcagacaagtgatcacctgggattagaatccaggttctctgactcccacgtccctgatctttccactaggccacactgcttctctggacaacAGAATATTGTTGACCATAATGGAGGATGGTAAACTCTCACTAGGAATGGACTCCttacaaaaaacaaataaaacaaaattgTACGTAATAAAAGGTATGTGATCTATGAGAGCTGGCTAAACTTTCTCAGAAAATAAGCTTCAGGTTAATCCACAAGTCAGAATCCTCGAGAGAAGACACTTTTACTGTTGAATGTATTTTTCAGGGCCTCTTTCAtgttcttgttcctcaggctgtagatgaagggattcattGTAGGGATGACCACTGTGTACAGCACAGACactatcgagcccttactgaatGCTTGGGTAGATGTTGGACAAAGGTAGGTTCCAAGAATGGTGCTGTAGAATAAGGAGACCACGGtcaggtgagagccacaggtgctgAAAGCTTTCCACCTTCCCCCTGCTGATGGGATTCTCAATATGGTGGAGATGATGCGAATGTAAGAGAACAGGAGGCCAAATATTGGTCCTACCCCAGTCACTACTGCAAAGACAAACACCATTcgttcattgatgatgatgctagaacAGGAAAGCTTGAGGATCTGGTAAagctcacagaagaagtgaagaatTTCACGGTGGGAACAGAAGGATAAGCGAACCACTAATAGGGTGTGTGTCAGGGCATGGAGGGAACTGACGATCCAGGATCCAGCAACCAGTAGGCTACAGAGCCGTgggctcatgatggtggtgtagtggagggggtggcatatggcCTCGTAACAGTCATATGCCATCCcagtgaggagaaagtggtccaggCCTCCAAATAGAAGAAAGAAGTACATTTGCGCCAGGCAGCCAGCGTAGGGTATGGATTTGACGTGGGTCTGAATgttgaccagcatcttggggaccgtggtggacaggaagcagatgttggctagggagaggttggtgaggaagaagtacatggcggTGTGCAGGTGTGGGTCAGAGCCGATGGCCAGGACAATGAGCAGGCTCCCCACAATGCCGAGAAGGTACAACCAGAGGAACAGCACGAAgagaagctgctgctgctgccccgccAGGTCGgatagtcccaggaggaggaattctgtgatgctggtttggtttcccttctccatggggctggaggatctgctgggggagatatagcaTGCGATTGGCATGGTGGAGCAATCACATCCTGATTCAGACTCAGTCTAGATTTTATGCAGTTTAATGTGTATGTGCCGGGGCAGCACAGGGCAATCAGTGGAGAGACCCCTGCTGCTTGATTTCAGACATCTCCCCAGCTTTATTGGAAATGTGGTTGGGAGGGCTGGGTTCTGGCTGGAGTATTTGTCCACCTGAGagtctcctgctcccactctccagcattcctggggtcctgggtccACCCTTCCCGGGCCCGTGTGTGTGTCCACACAAGGTGCAGCGGGTTCtatttccaccccacccccaggcacaGCACTGGGCTCTCCCGGTCTGGCTACTCTTCATTCTCCATGGAACACCCCGTCAGAGACTCGGAGTccatcatcagtggcccctcaggctCTCTCCTGAGCCTTCTCCAAGGAATCTCATGCCAATTCTCAGGCCAAGCCAACTTAGTATTAAGGAGAAAAACGTGGGCCTAGCTCATTTTGGTGCTGAAAAAAtattgcttcccccttctagactgtgagcccactgttgggtagggaccgtctctatatgttgccaacctgtacttcccaagcacttagtacagtgctttgcacacagtaagagctcaataaatatgattgaatgaatgaatgaatgaattgctgggtACTGTTGATGGGCTTTACGGTGCTCACAGCTGCCCTGCACCCTACTCTTAGCAAATGCCCCCCAACTCCTAACTTATGAATTCTCAATAAGTTtacttttgctttctttttaagCTCAGCACACTTATTTCTGCAACGCTCAGCccaatcctctctcccagccttgTTTGTCTTCCTCGTGTCTGGAGTTCCCATAAGAATGAGGGTTCTGGTGCCTGCAGGGGGTGGTCCAATCGCTACAGTagtttcccctccacccacccaaccaTTTCAGGAGTGAAGCTAGATCTCTTTCAAgagtggacatgttgagttttgggtggcaggtggatatccaggtggagatgtcctgaaggcagggggagatacgagcctggagggagggagagagaacaggggaggagatgtagatttgggtgtcgtctgcgtagagatgatagatgaagccgtgggagcgaatgagttcaccaaggcagtgagtagagatggagaacagaaagggaccaagaactgacccttgaggaacccctacagttaggggatgggagggggaggaggagcccatgaaggagactgagaatgaatggccagagagataagaggagaaccaggataggacggagtctgtgtagccaaggttggataatgtgttgaggagaaagggatggtccacagaatcaaaggcagctgggaggtcgaggaggattaggatagagtaggagccattggatttggcaagaaggaggtcattggtggcctttgagagtgcagtttcagtggagtggaggggacagaagcccaattggagggggtccagaagATTGTTCGAGTTgagaaatttgaggcagcgagtgtagacaacttgctctaggagtttataaaggaagggtaggagagaaagggcgataactggaaggggcagtggggtcaagagcaggtttttttaggatggtggagatgtgggcagagggaggggagtcgTTGGagtgtgagcagttgaagatggaaattaaggaggggaggaatgaaaggctgagagtttttataagatgagagggaatggggtctgaagcagagatgaagggggtggcacttgagaggagggaggagatctcctctgaagatcctgctggaaaggatggaagaggcgaggagagggttgagagccgtggggtggggggatggcgaAGGCggagatgtgactttggggagctcagacctgaggtATTAATTTTTGTAATGACGTAGGTGGACAgattgttgggggagagggatggaggagggggaggaacagcaggcttgaggagagagttaaatgtccagaacagctgacaggggtgaAGGGCATGGGTGTCCATAattgaagagaaatagttttgcctggcagaggagaggcaggaaacaATAAAGTTTAAGTAAACAAAGTTGTCATGGTGACCTCCAGTTTTGTTGATGAAACATCGTGGTTCGGGCAGGTTGTTATTAGGCCTGGTAGGGATCAGGGGAGACTTGTTGGATTTTAGGCAAGAAACTCCCAGGGCAATACCCCAAACTCGCAGAGGGCACCACCAGCATAACCCCCTTCAGATGGCATCCAGGCTGATAGACAAAAGTGCCATGGAAACCCAGCCCAGGCATCATCTGTCACACTGTAGCCAGCAGATACCGCTAGAACAGAGCTCCCCTGTGTACCCAATCTCTGGCGCACCAGTCCCTGACTCCTACTGCATGGCTCAAGCTGCTGACCTCCAACGACCTCTGGCCCTCCCTGAACTTTCTCCATCCTCTGCAGCAGGGGCCGCAGGAGAAGATGCACTGCACACTATTGGCTTGTTTTtctaactccgttgtattgtattctccccagggttcagtacagtaccctgcacatagtaaaccctcaataaatacagttgctgatgatgatgatgatgatgatgatgatgataatgcagaCACACAATCAGGTGAGCCAGgtggcttttgtagaaaaaaggtcattgtgacagacacaatcccacaCTTGGAAGCCTTATCTTCTCTTTCAGTGATCTGAAAGCAAGGGTGGCTGGAATGTgtatcttaggacagtgctttgcacatagtgagcgctttaccaataccatcatccttattattattatctatttatattaatgtctgtctctcccactagactgtaagctcattgtgggcagggaatatatgtgtTATATTGctgggctgtactctcccaagtgcttagtacagtgccctgcacacagtaagtggtcaataaatactaataataataatgataatgatagcatttattaagcacttactatgtgcaaagtactgttctaagcgccgtgggggggttacaaggtgatcaggttgttgcacggggggctcacagtcttaatccccattttacagatgaggtaactgaggcccagagaagttaagtgacttgcccaaagtcacacagctggcaattggcagagctgggatttgaacccatgacctctgactccaaagcccgggctctttccactgagccacgctgcttctctgattggttgatagattggTGATGGGTTGAAGTTTCCTTCATTTAGAACCCCCAGGCAACAAGTCCCTGGGTGTTCTGTGACTTCAACTGAGCAGGCTCTGAGGGTGTTCCAACCTGAACATGGAAGGCTTGGCATTTCAAGTGAGGAAGAGCAGCTCCTCATACCCAGACTGGAGCGCCCAGCCCAGACATGTGGCTGTTGGCTTCTCTCCTAAATGTGGTCAGTAACATATAAcagagaggaagagcctgtggaGAGTCGAGGTGAGGACCCACACTCCAGTGGAAAGTTAATGGGGGTCTTTGCCTCCCCCAGAGACATGCCCTtctcctagccccctccccaggccctggcTGTCAGGGACAGGGGTCCGGGCTCCACTTCCCACCCGGGCGACCTGGCCACTATGGCTGTCACCGGGACGATGAGGCCACATACCCCACTCTCAGGATGCCCAAACCCCGTGTCTTACCATCGAGGAGTGGATTTGAGATATGCTGTAGTCCCGATATCGGAGTAACATGAAGGCTGAAGTTCTCCTGTCAGGGGTGGGTAACAGGTGTGGGTTCCTCCCGTGGGTGGCTTGTGGGGAGGTACCTTACCTGTGCAGGTTGTCTTGAGGTCGGGTGGGCAATGTACTTTGCATATGCTGTCCACCTCCTCTGTACCCTCGGGGGATGAACTCTGTGGTAGGGAACTCCAAGAACAATTGATGTggctgagtgggaagagggaCACAGGACTGCAGGGTCCCAGGCAGGAGCACTGCTTCC contains:
- the LOC119922734 gene encoding olfactory receptor-like protein OLF4 — its product is MEKGNQTSITEFLLLGLSDLAGQQQQLLFVLFLWLYLLGIVGSLLIVLAIGSDPHLHTAMYFFLTNLSLANICFLSTTVPKMLVNIQTHVKSIPYAGCLAQMYFFLLFGGLDHFLLTGMAYDCYEAICHPLHYTTIMSPRLCSLLVAGSWIVSSLHALTHTLLVVRLSFCSHREILHFFCELYQILKLSCSSIIINERMVFVFAVVTGVGPIFGLLFSYIRIISTILRIPSAGGRWKAFSTCGSHLTVVSLFYSTILGTYLCPTSTQAFSKGSIVSVLYTVVIPTMNPFIYSLRNKNMKEALKNTFNSKSVFSRGF